Below is a window of Paenibacillus bovis DNA.
TAATTTGAGAGAAGTGGCTTTCATAGGTTCCTCCTGTATTTACAGCTTGAGTTTGCCGAATTCTTCACCAAAAATGATATCTTTGGCAAGTTCATTGGCTTTGGCGAGGGAAGCGTGCGTACCTGCATCGGTCCACCAGCCATTCAGAATATCAAAGGACAGTTCGCCGCGCTGGATATAAGCGTTGTTCACATCCGTAATTTCGAGTTCGCCGCGTGCGGATGGTTTGAGTGTTTTAACGATATCAAACACATTGCTGTCGAACATATAAATGCCGGTTACCGCATAATCGCTTTTCGGTACTTTTGGTTTCTCTTCGATCGATACGATGCGTTCGCCATCCAGCTCGGCTACACCATAGCGCTGTGGATCGTGAACCTGCTGCAGCAGCAGCTTGGCACCTTGTTTTTGCGCACGGAAATTTTCTACAAAAGAAGCAATATCATCTTCAAATACATTGTCGCCCAGAATAACGATCATCTGATCATCGCCTACAAAATGCTCGGCAAGATCAAGTGCCTGAGCGATACCGCCTGCTTCGTCCTGTACCTTGTATGTAAAGGTTACACCCATCTCACGGCCGCTGCCCAGCAGGTTAACGACATCACCCATATGGTCTTTGCCGGTTACGATCAGGATATCAAGAATACCTGCCTGCTTGAGTTTGTATACGGAATAGAAAATCATTGGATATTTACCTACGGGTAAAAGGTGTTTATTGGTTACTTTGGTCAAAGGGTAAAGGCGTGTACCTGTACCTCCTGCGAGAATAATACCTTTCATCATCATTTCCTCCTGTTTGGTTAATCGGTAGCTATAAACAATACTCCAATAACAATAATTGCTGCGCCAATCCATTTCATTGTAGAAACCGTCTCATGGAACATCATAATGGATAATACAATTCCCAGTACATAGGCGAGACTCTGGATCGGATAAGCTACAGAGAGTGGCAATCTCGATAAAACGACAAACCACACCAGCGTGGCTACAGCATACAGTCCAAGACCAATAATGATGGTAGGTGACAATAGTGCCTTCCACGCATTGCCCAGATTGACGCCGCCCAGCTTTTCAAGCCCCAGTTTGAAAAAAGCCTGGCCGCTTACCAGCATCAATATATTTAATAATAACAATGTATAACTGATAAATGTATCGGACTTAAACATTTCACCCCTCCATTGAACCGATCGTTAAGGATTTTCTTTACGCATCTGTTCTTTTATTTTTTCCATTTCATGCTTCAGGATGCCGACTTCCTGGGATAATTCCTTAATCTTGGTTGTTGATTTGGACAACTCCAGGGTTAGAGAAAGGATAATCATAATCAGTCCCAGGAATGTCAGCAGGAAGAGTGCATTAACAGGAAGTTCAATGCCCATTAAATGGGATATGCCGTTCAGAATCGTTGGGAAAATGGATAATACCACACTGATAATAGTAACGACAAACCAGAGCATGGAATATTTCAGTTCCAGTCTGTATTTACGGATAAAGTTAATTAATAAAACCAGACAAATAAGTGACCCTGCCAACAGGATAAGTTGTAATTTTAGGGATACCATACCTTCTCCTATACCAATTCTTTCCGAAGTTTATCAATCATTATAGCAATAGAAACCTTGATCATATAATATACCGATTTAAAAGCGGTAATCGAGGAAGTTCCACTTGCCCTGTGTTCCATCACAACCGGAATCTCCACGATACGGTAAGCTTTCCGTTTCAGGTACATGATCGATTCCGGCTCCGGATAATCTACCGGATATCTTTTGGAGAAAAGTTCAATCACTTTCCGATTACAGGCTCTGAAACCGGATGTCGGATCAGTAATCAGCTGGCCTGTCAGCGTAAGCAGCAATTTGGAAAAGTAATTGATACCGACTCTACGCAAAAAGGTGGACTGGAAGCCTACTTTCTCGATATAGCGGGAACCGATCACCAGATCAGCTTCTTCATTGATGAGCGGCTTGATCAGTTCACTGATATAGGATGGGTTATGCTGTCCATCGCCGTCAACCTGTATGGCAATATCAAACCCGTTCTCATACGCATATTTGTAGCCGGTCTGCACCGCTCCCCCAATCCCGAGGTTGCACGGCAGATTGATAACGGGGATATCCAGTTCTTTGCAGACAAAAGCCGTATTGTCTGAAGAACAATCATTAATAATAATAAAATTTATGTTTGGATTGTTCAGGGCGCGGATAGATTGAACCAGATTCTCCAGATTCTTCTCCTCGTTATACGCCGGAATGACAATCAAAATTCTCTGATTAATCACAATCACTCACCTTCCAATATCTAGACAACAGGAATCCAGTAACGAACAATAATAAAGAATAACATCAAGACCGAGCTGAATGTGCAGAACGTAATCAGAACATTATCGCTGAAATCCTCTTGTTTGGCTTTCAGGTATCGAGGCAGCTTATGATTATACAACACGGTCAGCAGCAGAATAACAACCGGTATAAAATACCTGCCCTGTACACCCGAGACTGTCGGATAGCCCACTCCGCCAATTTCCGGAATGGATGTCCATGTTAAATAAAGCCCTGTCTCAATTAGAACAACCGAGATAACAAAGGTCGCCAGCGTGATCAGCTTGTGCTTTACAGTGATCGTTATATTCCGGTTGCTGTCCAGAATGGCGAATACCAAAATCAAAAGACAGTACATATAAATAAATATTGGCGGGAAGTTCGTATCCAGCCAGCCCAGATTACCAACAAAACTGTTGGTATAAAAGAAACTGAGCTCATAAAACGTACGTATCAGAATTTCAACATATTCAATCGGATGACTGATAATAAAAGCCAGCTGACCTGATGAATTGCCATTTGTATCAAATTTACCATGAATCTGGCTCAGGAACGACCAAATTCCGTAACTAACCAGTCCGGACAGCAAAATTAATACAAATTGGGTGATTCTGGTTTTCATATTCAGAAACTTTGCTTTGGGTATTAAGGCGAATAGCAGAATCAGCGGGAAATATACCTGCTTCAACTGAATTAATACAAAAGACAGAATACATAATACAATGACATGCTTTCGTTCCAGCGATTTTGCTTCTGGATTAAATGCCAGATGGAATACCAGACCGATAAACAGAAGACAAATGCCGATTACCATACCATCGTAGCTGGTAGAAGATACCAGCCCCAGTGTCATTGGCATACAGGCAATTAGGAACACGACTCTTTTGTAAAATGGAATCAGCTTGAGCGCCATATAGCTACAGAATATAAAGAACAACAGATTACCGATGCGTCCTGCATACATGTAACTCACCGGTGTAAGCAGCTCCGCTTTGCCGAGTGAGAAAATGTACATGAATACTTTAAAGAAAATCATAGCAGCTGCCTGCGGAACATACAGCAGTGGATTGGTCTCCACCGTACTGAACTCGCTAAACACCTTCTCCGAATAATCCGTTGGCGTCGAAATCGCCGTGTAATACTGCTGATAGTTAAATTTCTGTTTGGTATCAGCTTTCATATAGCGATAGCTCGCTTCAAAATCCACAATCGCTTTGGGCAGATAAAAACCAAGTTCCCCCTGCTGATTGGCCTGCGGAATCAGATCAACCATCGCTACGGTATACGCCCGTTTGAAATGACTATCTTCATCGGCCATTTGGAACGGAGGCGTAATAAATACACACAGTAGACCAAATAACAGCAATATACTCAACAATTTTTTTTCAATATTAAATGTTCGTGCCTGTTCTCGCTCCATTCTAAATAGATTCCCCTTCTATACCATGATTTGACTAAAATAATGTACGATTACATACCACTTTAAAGGCCAGGTCTCCCGGCTCTTCCTTGCCATTGCGGATCAGACTGCCGCCGGCATAAGTATCCTTTTTGGACATATAGGCTGTAATGGAATGATCTTTCGTACTGGACTCGGAACTTACATAGATGTAGTATTTTTTATCTTTCGAAAACTTGATAGGCGGGAAACGCATATCGTAGTATGCATTATCCGCCAGACTTTCTGCCTTGATCCGGGTAGAGTAGATTGGCTGGTCGTCGCCGTAGTTACGAATCCCAATCGTTACATGACCGTCGTTTTTACGTGCATACGTAGCCAGTTTGATCGAAAATCCGCTTAAATTGTTCATGGAAGAGACAAATGTCTGACCCACTTCGGTTCCGCCTGTAATCTCCCCGACTGGCTGGGTGCCGTCTGTAGAAATAACCTCGGTCATTTTACCGATATTGCCTCCATACACATAAATGAACAAAACAATCAGAATAATAGGAATCAAAAAGCGCTTAAACCGATTTTGCTTCATATTTTTCACCGTTATTTTCTATAGGTTGTAGTTGATAGTCATACAGGGCCAATACATCGCCTTCGAGCTGCTTCCATTCTTTGCGCTGTGCCGTTTTCAGACCGTTGGCGATAATGCGCTCACGCATACTTGCATCGCTGCATACCGCTTCGATCATCTCGAGTGCATTGGCTGTATTTCCCTGTTCGTACAGCAGGCAGTTGTCATTATGCACCAGGTATTCGATATTGCCTTCATTCGGTGCCACAACAGCTACACCACCGGTAGCCATCATTTCCAGTGGAGGATAGGAAAAGCTCTCCAGGAGACTGGATTTAAGCAGAATATCGCACTGTGCGTACACTTTACCGACCTCATCATGAGGCACTTTATTCAGGAAATGATCAACTCTGTACCAGTCTTTCGGCTTGCCGCTATAGGATAGATACCAGATCTCAAAACGGTTGGGATCGAGTTGATTGGTAATCTTGAAGCTCTCATCCACGTTTTTGTAGTAATCGCTGGAGTTCCCTTCCACGAGGATCTTGATCTTGCCTTCAAACGTGCGCGGTTGATACTGGAAGACCGACAGGTCGATCCCGTTCTCTACATAGGCTGCCTGCTTGTTGTAACGATCTGCCAGCCATTGTTCACACCATTTGGATATGGTTATATATTTAATATTCGAGAAGAAATTATAGGTCAGGTTGGCCCATATGCGCATATGGTTGCCTGGTTCATAGAAGTTGGTCTCAAAATTTTGCACCAGATAATACTTCTCTGTAATTTTGGAATACATATTCAGGAACTCGGTTGTAGACCAAAGCGTAGCTACACATTTACGGAACAATCCATGGAAGCTATGTCTATGGTAAGAAATGACGTTGATTTCCCCATCTTTGTTAATGATATTTTTATCATCTTCACTCATCGAGATAATCGTGACATCCTTGCCATGATCCCGCAAAATATTACAATGCTTGATGACTACGTTCACGCCACCGCTGATCTGTGTAGAAGGAAGCACAAAAGCAATATTGTCATGCAGCTTGGATTCGATAAATTCAAACAGCTTGTATCCGTTGCTCATCGTCGTCCAGCCATTGATAACGGTAGTATGAGCCTGCTTACCGATCTGATTACGATAGTTTGCATCAGCAATCAGCTTATCCAGATACAATGTCCAGTCTTCAATTGTATCGCACAGGATGCCATCCACCTCATGTGTCATTACGTCTTTGAATGCGCCGATATTGCTGGCGATTGTCGGAACTTTAACCAGTCCGGCTTCGGTCCACTTGTTCTCCGATTTGGCTTCATTGAAGATCGTATCTACCAGTGGTGCCAGGTTGATATGCACATTGGCAATCAGATCCGGCAGATTAGTCCAGTCGGTAAATTTCTCAAAAATGATCCGGTCTTTGTAATCGCTCAGTTCGGTTGGAATATCCAGAATACCTACTACTTTCAGATAGGCGTTTGGATGCTTTTCGAACATTTCTCTGACAACATTAATGATCAGGTTAAAATCTTCGTTATGTGTAATACTGCCGCTAAAATAACCCATAATGACACGGTTATCCGGAGCAGTATTGGCTTCTGCCATCTTCAATTCTTTGGCTTTGAGTGCTTTTAGGGAAAGATCTACCATTTTCTCGGAAGCTACATTTCGGTTTACAAATACCTCATCTACATAATTGCCAAGCTCTGCCGCCAGTCTTCCGGTTGTTGTAATCGCATAATCACACATTCTCAGTGTCTTTTGCGTACGATTTACACCATCCATATACTGATCCAGCTCGTCCTTGCTCATCGTATTCAGATAATCAATTTCTTTGACATACTTATGATCAATAACCAGATCATCGATATCAAAAAAGACAGTTTTATTAAAGTATTTGGCTTTTTGGATTAATTCTTCAACGACTGGAGTGTGCGGGCAGCGAAAAAAAACAAATGTTCTGTAGTAACGTACCATTTCGATATCAAGTTCTTCATAATACACGCTATCACAGGAATATCCGTTGAAATGAAGCTGCTCAATCTGATGATCTACACGGTAACGGGGCGGATGCGGAAGAGAACAGCCATTTATAAAGAGTATGTCTTTAAAATGGTATTTGGAGGGGATATGTTTTTTTAATACTCTTTTTTTCGTGTAATTATAGGCCTTCCGAACAAGCGATTTACTCCCTTCATACTTCATGGTAGAAATCGTTTTTTTCATAAGCGCATTTATACCCAACTTTATCACCTTCACACAATTTATTTTACGCGATTAACTCAGTTCTTATGATCCTGCAGCAGCATGCGTTGTTTGTCTTTGATATAACTTTTCTGGCGTTCGCCTCCGGCTGTCGACGTTGGAGATATTCTCCAGTGATACAATACCTTGGACACATGCCTCATTCTGGCCCCTTTTTGCACAGCACGGATAGCCAGATCCCAATCCTGCACACCTTCATAACCTGATCTGAAGCCTCCGATGCTCTGCACCAGGGCAGTCCGGTATACCGCAAGATGGCAAATATAATTCATGGCAAACAGCAGCGGCAGTCCCCATTCTTTTTTGAAAAATGGCTGTACTCTTTTACCGTCGAGCCATTTGTCCTCATCACTGAACAGAAGATCTGTATCCCGATGCTGGTTTAATGTTTTGACTACTTCATACAGGGCAAAATCAGCCAGCGCATCATCATTGTCCAGCAGTACGATATATTCGCCACTCGCCATAGAGAGTGCCGTATTGCTGCACTCCGAGATATGACCGTTCTGGCTGCGATATGTCACATGAATTCTGTCATCCAGCTGTTTGTATTCTTCCAGTACCTTCCGTATATGAGGCATGGTGGAATGGTCATCTGCAATACAAAGTTCCCAGTTGGTATAGTACTGTCGCCGAACCGATTCTATGCATTCTCGCAAATATTCTTCCTGTACATTATATACAGGAAGAATAATGGATAGCAGCGGCTGATAGTCAAACCGGGTACATTCCTGACGAGCCGCTTCAATATCATACTGCTCGTTGGATTGGATCCACTTGTCATACCAGCTGCTCCCCTGTAGTTTCCGGAAAGGATGATATTTGATCTGAAATCGAATTACATACTTAGCTATAGTGTAGTACAATCCAGGAAACACGAGTGAATCCATCCCCTTTCCTAGCTGTACTTGGAATAATAAAAGTCACACAATTCTTCGATATTGCCTTCCTTGATCAGCTGCCCTTTTTCCAGAATAATTCCTCTGCTGCAAAGACTGCGAATCTGCTCAATAGAGTGGGAAACAAGCAGTACGCTCGTTCCTTCCTGAACCATCTGACTGATCTTGGCTTCACATTTCTGCTGGAACTTGAAGTCACCGACAGACAAAATCTCATCGACAATCAGAATATCCGGTCTGGTCGACGTTGCAATTGCAAATCCCAGACGTGCATACATACCGGAAGAGTAGTTTTTGACAGGTACATCAATAAAATCCTGCAGTTCCGAGAATTCCACAATCTCTGCAAAACGGGCATTCATTTCCTTTTTGGAATAACCCAGTATTGCACCATTGAGGTAAATATTCTCGCGCGCAGTCAATTCAGCATCAAATCCGGCACCCAATTCGATAAGTGGAGCCATTCTGCCACTGATATTGACAGAGCCTTTGGTCGGCTTCAGAACACCAGCCACCGTTTTGAGCAGTGTACTTTTACCTGCTCCGTTCAGACCGAGTACGCCGAACAATTCTCCTCGATTCACCCGAAAACTGACGTCACTCAGTGCCCAGAATTCAGTATAACTGATCTGGTTTTTGAGTCTTTTGATCAAAAACTCTTTTAGACCGCTGATTTTCTCGGTGGTCATGTTAAAACACATTGAAACATGTTGAACATCTATAATTATGTTACTTGTTTCCATTATAAAACTCCTTAGATGTAAAGGATAAATTTATCCTGGCGTTGTTTGAACAGATACACGCCAATCAATAAAGTGACAAATGCATAGCTGGCACACTGAATATTTAATTCCAGCGGAGGAACATGCCCGTATAACAGCGTCTCGCGGAAATGCGTAACAAAGTAGAACATCGGATTCCCCAGAAGAAGCGGCATATAACGGTCTGGCATAATATTCATTGGATAGATAATTGGTGTAGCATACATCCATGCTGTAATCAATACTCCATAGATATGTTCAACATCTCTGAAAAAGACAACTACACTACAAAGAATAAGACCGACACCAAGGCTGAAGATGAATACATAAAAGATAGACAGGAAACTGAATATAAATGTATATTTAAGGTCCACTCCTGTAATCACACAAACGATCAATACCGCACAGAGTGAAAACAGCATATTTACCAGCGAGTACAATACCTTGGATAAAGGGAATATATACTTGGGTATATATACTTTTTTGATAATCTGACCGGATGAATAGATCGATCCCATAGCCAGTGATGTAGAATCAGAGAAAAAGCCAAATAGTACCTGGCCGCTAATGACATAAGCCGCGAAATTCTCAACGTTAAACTTAAAAAGCTCCTGAAATACCAGCGTAATAATAATCATCGTCAACAATGGATTAAGTACACTCCAGATAATACCAAGAACAGAACGCTTATATTTAATTTTGATATCCTTGGCCACCAGCAGCTTCAATAAATCCTTGTATTTATAAAAATTTAAAAAGTAACGCTTCAACTCATACATTTCCTTACCGCCACCTAATTGTCTCAATTTTCTGTATCTCAACGGCGATTGTCTATCTTTTTACAGACAAGGCCGGGTGTAGCACGGTTATACCTTCTTTGGCTAGCATCCTATTTGACAGAGAACCGGCAGATAACCGGTATTCTGTCAGGCACGGTACATATCCATGCACAGCGCCCGCATTATATCACGGCTAATCCAGTATACGTTAAACCGTATAAAGCGTCCACCGCAGGCGGGCAGCAGTCAAATCACTGATACTGCCCTGCAGATAGTCATGTATTCTTTTTGGGGCGCTTGACTACTCGGCTAATTGCACGCAGTGGTTTGGTGATCTGCCATGAAGTAGAACTGGTCACCAGAACATTTTCGTGCTCCAGCTCCTGCTTGGCAACCAGCAGACCATCACGCTCATGCAGAGTGGCCAGCAGCAAATTATGCAAGTGCTGCTTTTCCTCGCGTTCTGTCTCAAGCTGGGCCTCCAGCCTGTCAATCCGCGGCTTCATCATCTTGAAGACGCTCTCTCCATTCAGAATTTGGATATGTCCCTGGATTGTTAATGCACTTATGTCGTTATGCTCCAGCTCAACAGCGAATTGCGGATCAAGCTCATGGAACTCTGCATACTCTTCTGTCTGGCTGAATGCATTTAAAGGTACAAACCGGGCCGGCTCCGAAGAGGATACGATATGAAGTCGAGTGATATATCCATCTACAGGCTGCCATTTGACACTATGGATCGAATCCAGATGATCCATATGATCGAAACAGACTTTGAACTCCCTGCCTTCAATCGTAAGTTCACCGGTAAAACAGCTTTCCTCTGTCCCGTCTTGCCCATACTTCACAAACAGCTTGCTTGGAAATACCTGCTCTGTCTGGGATGGCATAATGCTGTTGATTTTTTCCGTATCGGATATTTCCTGATCCGAACACAACGCAATCAAATACTTGCCATTATTCGGAGTATCATGAATATCATGAAGTCGGTAATAATCACCTGTACGTGCCTGAACCTCTGCCGAACTCAAATAGCTGAATGTACAGAATCCCTGGCGAAACATATGAATATGCTGAAATTTCGTTTTTAAAAAGTCTTCAAATTCCGAATAATAAAATTCTCTAATATGGAAGTGATTTGTGAAACCAACGATATCCGAGTATAATCTCTTGTCGGGCGTAGACATAATCAACATGCCGCCCGGCGTCAATACTCGCTTGATCTCATGCAGGAACCGCTCCTGTGCTGCTGAATCCACATGTTCAATCGTCTCAAAGCTGACGACTACATCAACCGAATGGTCCGGCAAAGGAAGTGTCTGTATATCCGAGACGATAAATTCGGTATTGTCTGATCGGTAGGTCCCCGATGCCCAGCGAATAGAATCTTCCGATATATCGATTCCTGTAACATGGGTAGCATACTGGGATATCAGATTGGTGCCATAGCCTTCTCCGCACGCGGCATCCAGAACTTTCTTGTTTTTTACAAAATCAAGAATGGCATGATATCTTTGTTTATGTTCAACTTCGATTTCGCCAAAAACTTTGTCAGGAATATACCTTTCGCCCGTAAAGTCCATTTTGTCCTCCTTCGTTTCGCTATCCTCAATAAAGTATTAAATGGAGCTATCCTATTTGAGAATAGTTCCTGCAATTAAAATGTGCTAAAATAGCTTAGAATTATAACTTAAAAGGAGTATATAACATTGGCTAATCCAGTATACGGCAAACAGTTTAAAGCGTCCACTGAGGACGAAAAACGTAATGGCATGTTCTGGGTCGTTAACATCTGTCTTATTTTGTTCCTGTTATGGACCCCATTTCAAATTGCATTGTTTAATGGTCTCGGCGTAAGTTTTGAGCAACCGATTTTCTGGGCAGTCATGGCTGCCGGCGTCCTGTTGATTCTGGGAATGATTCAATTCCACAAAAAAATCAAACTGGAAGATCAAAGAGATATGGTGGCACTGCTCATTATTCTGCTGCCCATCTCGTATATGATCTCCATGTTTTCGGCCGCCTCTTGGCATTATGCCGTAAATATGGTGCTAATACAATGGATGTATGCATTTATTTTCGTGATTGGTGTGTACATGCTGCGTGATCGTTTGTCCAACAAAATTATTCAAATTACCATCATGGGTTCCGCGTACTTGATTATTCTGTTCGGATTCCTCAACTGGTTCGGCCAGGGGATTCTGGGTGGACATCTGGTATCCTGGTTCTCAGTAGCTGTAAGCAACGGCGTATACGTCGATGCAGTTATGAGCGATTCCAACGGCTGGCGTCTGACTTCCGTATTCCAGTATGCGAATACATATGCGGCCTTCCTGATGGCGATCCTGTTCGCAGGACTCTTTAATGTAAGCCGTCTGAAAAGATCGTATGATCACTTTATCCACGGCTTTATGCTGGTACCGATTATTCTGTCCCTGATCCTGACGCTGTCACGCGGTGGTCTTGTAGTGCTTCCATTTGTGCTGCTGATCCTGCTGCTGATGCTGCGTCCTGCCCAACAGATTCTCTGGGTTGTTTATATTGTAATCGCCGGTATCGCATCTGCTGTGATCCTGAATCCGGTAACGGCTATCGGTCTGCAGGTTATTGCCAAGTATGATGGCGGTGTAGCTGCCAAAGGCTGGGCTTACCTGCTGGTTACATCGCTGATCGTCGGATTGATTGCGGTAGTAATTGGTCGTTTTATTGCTCCAAAACTGGAGCATGGCGTAGAAGGCTGGACCGCAAAGCGTTTCTCCAGCATCTGGCTGCCGATTGGCTCGGCTGTCGTCGGTGGTATTATTCTGGTTCTATTGATTGCAACGAATCTGCGTAATCTACTGCCGGAAAATATCCGTGTTCGTTTTGAAAATATCAACTTCCAGCAAAGTAGTGTATTGGAGCGTTTTACGTTTTATCGTGATGCCATGAAACTGCTGCGTGACTATCCGTTCTTCGGTGGCGGTGGCGGTGCATGGGGTGCGGCTTTTGAAGCGTACCAGAATAACCCGTATGTCAGCCGTCAGGCGCATAACTTCTTCGTACAGTATCTGGTCGAAGTCGGGGTGATAGGATTTATTATTTTCATTTTGTTCGTTGGTTTTATTTTCTACAAATATATTCGCGGTTATATCAAATCGGAACGCGAGAAAAAGGAATCTCATTTCCTTTACTTTATACTCGTTGTATCGATTCTGATGCACAGTCTGCTCGACTTTAACTTGAGTTATGTGTATATGAGTATTCTGGTATTCCTGGGTCTTGGCGGTATGGCTGCTGCAATGGATGCACAGCCGCTCAAACGTCTCAAACTGGGCGCCGGAACAATCCGTGGTATTTATGTATCGCTGATGGGGATAGCCGTGATTGCAGTTGTGTTTACGGCGCTGCGCTTCAAGGAAGCTTCCGCTGATGTAATGGAAGTAACCACCATGGCAAATACTCCGCAGGCTACGTATGAAGGATTGCGCAAGCCGCTGGATGACGCATTGTCGATCCGCAGCACGTTCCCGGATGCAGCAGTCTTCCTGAGTTCACTGCTTGTACAGGGTTACCAGCAGAC
It encodes the following:
- a CDS encoding sugar phosphate nucleotidyltransferase, which encodes MKGIILAGGTGTRLYPLTKVTNKHLLPVGKYPMIFYSVYKLKQAGILDILIVTGKDHMGDVVNLLGSGREMGVTFTYKVQDEAGGIAQALDLAEHFVGDDQMIVILGDNVFEDDIASFVENFRAQKQGAKLLLQQVHDPQRYGVAELDGERIVSIEEKPKVPKSDYAVTGIYMFDSNVFDIVKTLKPSARGELEITDVNNAYIQRGELSFDILNGWWTDAGTHASLAKANELAKDIIFGEEFGKLKL
- a CDS encoding EamA family transporter, with translation MFKSDTFISYTLLLLNILMLVSGQAFFKLGLEKLGGVNLGNAWKALLSPTIIIGLGLYAVATLVWFVVLSRLPLSVAYPIQSLAYVLGIVLSIMMFHETVSTMKWIGAAIIVIGVLFIATD
- a CDS encoding DUF2304 domain-containing protein — its product is MVSLKLQLILLAGSLICLVLLINFIRKYRLELKYSMLWFVVTIISVVLSIFPTILNGISHLMGIELPVNALFLLTFLGLIMIILSLTLELSKSTTKIKELSQEVGILKHEMEKIKEQMRKENP
- a CDS encoding glycosyltransferase family 2 protein is translated as MNQRILIVIPAYNEEKNLENLVQSIRALNNPNINFIIINDCSSDNTAFVCKELDIPVINLPCNLGIGGAVQTGYKYAYENGFDIAIQVDGDGQHNPSYISELIKPLINEEADLVIGSRYIEKVGFQSTFLRRVGINYFSKLLLTLTGQLITDPTSGFRACNRKVIELFSKRYPVDYPEPESIMYLKRKAYRIVEIPVVMEHRASGTSSITAFKSVYYMIKVSIAIMIDKLRKELV
- a CDS encoding DUF2142 domain-containing protein, which gives rise to MEREQARTFNIEKKLLSILLLFGLLCVFITPPFQMADEDSHFKRAYTVAMVDLIPQANQQGELGFYLPKAIVDFEASYRYMKADTKQKFNYQQYYTAISTPTDYSEKVFSEFSTVETNPLLYVPQAAAMIFFKVFMYIFSLGKAELLTPVSYMYAGRIGNLLFFIFCSYMALKLIPFYKRVVFLIACMPMTLGLVSSTSYDGMVIGICLLFIGLVFHLAFNPEAKSLERKHVIVLCILSFVLIQLKQVYFPLILLFALIPKAKFLNMKTRITQFVLILLSGLVSYGIWSFLSQIHGKFDTNGNSSGQLAFIISHPIEYVEILIRTFYELSFFYTNSFVGNLGWLDTNFPPIFIYMYCLLILVFAILDSNRNITITVKHKLITLATFVISVVLIETGLYLTWTSIPEIGGVGYPTVSGVQGRYFIPVVILLLTVLYNHKLPRYLKAKQEDFSDNVLITFCTFSSVLMLFFIIVRYWIPVV
- a CDS encoding glycosyltransferase, with product MYYEELDIEMVRYYRTFVFFRCPHTPVVEELIQKAKYFNKTVFFDIDDLVIDHKYVKEIDYLNTMSKDELDQYMDGVNRTQKTLRMCDYAITTTGRLAAELGNYVDEVFVNRNVASEKMVDLSLKALKAKELKMAEANTAPDNRVIMGYFSGSITHNEDFNLIINVVREMFEKHPNAYLKVVGILDIPTELSDYKDRIIFEKFTDWTNLPDLIANVHINLAPLVDTIFNEAKSENKWTEAGLVKVPTIASNIGAFKDVMTHEVDGILCDTIEDWTLYLDKLIADANYRNQIGKQAHTTVINGWTTMSNGYKLFEFIESKLHDNIAFVLPSTQISGGVNVVIKHCNILRDHGKDVTIISMSEDDKNIINKDGEINVISYHRHSFHGLFRKCVATLWSTTEFLNMYSKITEKYYLVQNFETNFYEPGNHMRIWANLTYNFFSNIKYITISKWCEQWLADRYNKQAAYVENGIDLSVFQYQPRTFEGKIKILVEGNSSDYYKNVDESFKITNQLDPNRFEIWYLSYSGKPKDWYRVDHFLNKVPHDEVGKVYAQCDILLKSSLLESFSYPPLEMMATGGVAVVAPNEGNIEYLVHNDNCLLYEQGNTANALEMIEAVCSDASMRERIIANGLKTAQRKEWKQLEGDVLALYDYQLQPIENNGEKYEAKSV
- a CDS encoding glycosyltransferase family 2 protein, which encodes MDSLVFPGLYYTIAKYVIRFQIKYHPFRKLQGSSWYDKWIQSNEQYDIEAARQECTRFDYQPLLSIILPVYNVQEEYLRECIESVRRQYYTNWELCIADDHSTMPHIRKVLEEYKQLDDRIHVTYRSQNGHISECSNTALSMASGEYIVLLDNDDALADFALYEVVKTLNQHRDTDLLFSDEDKWLDGKRVQPFFKKEWGLPLLFAMNYICHLAVYRTALVQSIGGFRSGYEGVQDWDLAIRAVQKGARMRHVSKVLYHWRISPTSTAGGERQKSYIKDKQRMLLQDHKN
- a CDS encoding ABC transporter ATP-binding protein; protein product: MTTEKISGLKEFLIKRLKNQISYTEFWALSDVSFRVNRGELFGVLGLNGAGKSTLLKTVAGVLKPTKGSVNISGRMAPLIELGAGFDAELTARENIYLNGAILGYSKKEMNARFAEIVEFSELQDFIDVPVKNYSSGMYARLGFAIATSTRPDILIVDEILSVGDFKFQQKCEAKISQMVQEGTSVLLVSHSIEQIRSLCSRGIILEKGQLIKEGNIEELCDFYYSKYS
- a CDS encoding ABC transporter permease; protein product: MYELKRYFLNFYKYKDLLKLLVAKDIKIKYKRSVLGIIWSVLNPLLTMIIITLVFQELFKFNVENFAAYVISGQVLFGFFSDSTSLAMGSIYSSGQIIKKVYIPKYIFPLSKVLYSLVNMLFSLCAVLIVCVITGVDLKYTFIFSFLSIFYVFIFSLGVGLILCSVVVFFRDVEHIYGVLITAWMYATPIIYPMNIMPDRYMPLLLGNPMFYFVTHFRETLLYGHVPPLELNIQCASYAFVTLLIGVYLFKQRQDKFILYI